The genomic segment TGAAAAAGAGGACAGGCTACTTATAGTAGCATTAATAATTTTCCGCCTAATTTTCTTTGTTAATAGATACATTTGCGCAACAACTCAACATACTTCCTGTAACCTAACTTGCTATAGTTTTTTGAAAGTTCGTTCATGAAGCCATGTAGGTAGGTTGTATTATGGAGAATAATATTTTCTTTGCCTAATAGCCGGTTTGCCATTTCTTCAACACTGAATCCCGCTTCATGCACTGGTAAAAAATGTTCGACAACAACACTGGGATTAATCTCTGTTGAGTGTCTAATCTGCGAACCGTAGAAACACACTACCCGCTTCACTTTCTCACAGCTCAATGACTCGGAAATCTGCCAAAGAGCAGAGGCGCCCACACTGAATCCTACCAAAATTATCGGTATTGTTGTCTGCTCTAACCTTGATTGTAACAGGTCACAATAGGCGTTCATGCCAACGTTTGCCATGAAGAAATCATAGGCTTCTTGCTCGGTCTGAAAGCGCATCTCTTTCCCAGCATATGGATCAACGATACCAATATCGGAACCTACTGCCCTGCATAAATTTTCTAAGGCTGGTGTTCTACCAAAGATGTCTGATACAAATATTTTACGCATAATTCAGTTGAGCTGTAGTAATGGAGCGTTAGCGAAATGGCGAGCTGTCAGCAGCTATAGAGGAGAAAGTTGTCGATATCTTGAAAATAGAAGTGTAAAAGTGAAGATCGGTAGCGCGTTTTTTGCGTCCGCAGAATTAGCTTTGTTAGGTGTTTGATGTTAAAGAATTTAATCTTGTTTCTACCTTTTTACATGCTTTTTGGAAACTCGATTCCTGAACATCTTCGTAAAAGAAAATACCTTTAGCTAAAGATGGCGTCTGCTTTATAGCCTGAACAGCTTGAGCTACTGCTTTGATTATTAAAGCTTTTTCTATCAAGTAAGAATCTGTATTAAAATGAACTAATCCGTTTCTAGTTTCATTTAGCCAAACAATAAGATTACGATCAATATTTGTTGATGAAGAAAATACTTTATCGAAAAGCTCCATAAAAAAATCTAATTGTGGGTCAGGTAATTTCAGCTCATTGTCATCCGCCTCCTGCCACTTTTTATATTGATTCTTTTTCCATGTTTGAAAACTATTACCGTTGCGTAAGGCAATACAAAGATATCCTTGTAAAGCACAGTGAGTTGATATTATGGCATACTTCCACGCGTGTTCAGATTTAGATACTCGCTCTAAACACGAGCAAAGCTCATCTAAAGAAGATTCTGCATCTGATAATCGATCGAATTGCACATACTTTAACATTATGAATACCTAGTGGTGTTGATAGATTTCTTTTCTAAACGATATATGATTTGTCCCCTTTGTATCAAGGCATACATGAGTCAACTATCTAGGACAAGAAGAAATTTTAGCCATACCCTAACTTCAGGTTGAGCGCTTCTTTCTGTGTTCTCTGTGGTAATTACTCTTGCAGTTTCTGACAGCTGACAGCTCGCCATTCCGTTATGCTCCACTGCTAGAGCCTTGCTCTTGCTCGTATCTAGTTAGAAAGCCTCTCCCCTTTGGTGAGGGGGAGAATGAGAGGGGGAGTGCTTGTCTAGGGGGGATGGAGGGGGTGCGTTTTCCTGCCCTGTGATTCGAGATCAATTAAAGGCCTGTGTAGGATGGGCAGCAGCGGAGTGGAGCGTGCCCATCAATGTTCCATTGGCAACCCACTTTTTTAAATCATCAGGGGCAGAAATTGATAAAAATTGGCGTTTGATGGTTTTCAACCGTCAATAACAGCAGGGAGGGTGTAGAGGGTAAGCTGAGGTGAAAGACCGAGGTTTTCAAAAAGATAGGTTTCAAACTTTTGCGGAAGATTTTGCATGAGTCGCTCCTCTCAATAACATGTTTTTTGCACGATAACATGCCCAGTGTTACTGTGCAAATTTTATGTTACTGAACTACTTTGACCTCTTTTCTCTATGGTGGTAATGCGGCATTGGCTATGATGAACATGCTATCGCTTCGCCATTCCGCTCCGCTCCACTGCTGTCCATCCTACGATAGCTCTTGCCCTACTCTTCCCCACCTTTTTCTCTCTCCTATCCTCTGTGTTCTTTGCCAGTGGTAAATGCAGTTCCTGCTCTTTCTAGCATCTCGTATCTTCTTTTCACTGTCCTTTCTCTTTTCTATCAGTACGTTGATTTCTTAACATCTGTTGCATGACAAATACCATGATGAACGGAATGATCTCAGAGAGAACTCTGTTTCCACGAAAGGCAAAGGAGAGGGCAAAGGCGCAAACAGAGGTAAAGAGTAAGAGCAGAGAGGTTTTCCTGATAAAGTTTTTATCGGGGCAATCAACTCCAATAAATCCCCGTGGGCTGAGTAACAGGCTTATAAAACCGACGATGACAATCCATGCCAGCATCCCTGATGCATGTAATTTGCCATAAATTTCATTTAACCACCACTGGTGGCTGATTATGGCCAGGGCCCCGCTAAATAGATAGATATTTATACCTAAAAAAAGACGGTTGAACAGTATCTTGCGGGCTGTGAATAATATGATAGCGACTAAGGCCATAAGGCCGCTTATAAGAAAGGGCAGATTCCAGTCCT from the Desulfotalea psychrophila LSv54 genome contains:
- a CDS encoding dienelactone hydrolase family protein, which produces MRKIFVSDIFGRTPALENLCRAVGSDIGIVDPYAGKEMRFQTEQEAYDFFMANVGMNAYCDLLQSRLEQTTIPIILVGFSVGASALWQISESLSCEKVKRVVCFYGSQIRHSTEINPSVVVEHFLPVHEAGFSVEEMANRLLGKENIILHNTTYLHGFMNELSKNYSKLGYRKYVELLRKCIY